One Phycisphaeraceae bacterium DNA window includes the following coding sequences:
- a CDS encoding ABC transporter ATP-binding protein, with protein sequence MVPIRLAGLRREFGGTVAVHGVDLQIPAGSLYFLLGPSGCGKTTILRMIAGFLEPTAGRIHFGERDVTTLAAEKRNAGMVFQSYALWPHLTVFENVAFGLRVRRAAGEEIRRRVGSALEMVRMEAYAERRPNQLSGGQQQRVALARAIVFNPEVLLLDEPLSNLDAKLRLEMRHEIKRICSEIRMTTVYVTHDRDEAMSLADGMVVLRDGRIEQQGAPGELYERPNSRFVAEFLGEANFLAADLRERSGDGAVIDTPAGPLRSTAVAGPAESEALASAAHGAAKRFVCLRPEALRVVTGAAAPNAPGAINRLTGRVRSTTYLGGTAQHLVEVERSELKVLEANPRRSDRTGSTITLEIDASQVVLLPAER encoded by the coding sequence ATGGTTCCCATCCGGCTTGCAGGTCTCAGGCGCGAGTTCGGTGGAACGGTGGCGGTGCACGGCGTCGATCTTCAGATCCCTGCGGGCAGCCTCTACTTCCTGCTGGGACCGTCCGGTTGCGGGAAGACGACCATCCTTCGAATGATCGCGGGGTTTCTCGAGCCCACGGCGGGCCGCATCCATTTCGGTGAGCGCGATGTCACCACGCTCGCCGCCGAGAAGAGGAACGCGGGCATGGTCTTTCAGAGCTACGCGCTCTGGCCCCACCTGACGGTCTTCGAGAATGTCGCCTTCGGGCTTCGGGTCCGCCGGGCCGCGGGCGAGGAGATCCGTCGCCGTGTCGGCAGCGCACTTGAGATGGTGCGGATGGAGGCCTACGCGGAGCGACGCCCCAACCAGTTGTCCGGCGGGCAGCAGCAGCGCGTGGCTTTGGCCCGAGCAATCGTCTTCAACCCCGAAGTCCTGCTTCTCGACGAGCCGCTGTCGAACCTCGATGCAAAGCTCCGGCTCGAGATGCGCCATGAGATCAAGCGCATCTGCTCCGAGATCCGCATGACGACCGTCTATGTCACTCATGATCGCGACGAGGCGATGTCGCTCGCCGACGGCATGGTCGTGCTGCGTGACGGACGAATCGAACAGCAGGGCGCTCCCGGCGAACTGTACGAGCGACCGAACTCACGCTTCGTGGCGGAGTTCCTTGGCGAAGCGAACTTCCTTGCGGCCGATCTTCGCGAGCGGAGCGGTGACGGCGCGGTCATTGACACGCCAGCCGGACCATTGAGGAGCACGGCCGTGGCCGGCCCCGCCGAGAGTGAGGCGCTCGCGTCGGCGGCGCACGGTGCCGCGAAGCGATTCGTCTGTCTGCGGCCCGAGGCGTTGCGTGTGGTGACCGGTGCTGCGGCGCCGAATGCACCAGGTGCCATCAATCGACTGACCGGACGAGTGCGTTCGACAACCTACCTCGGAGGGACGGCGCAACACCTGGTCGAAGTGGAGCGCTCGGAGCTGAAGGTTCTCGAGGCCAATCCGCGTCGCTCCGATCGCACCGGATCCACCATCACGCTCGAAATCGATGCGTCACAGGTGGTGCTCCTTCCCGCAGAGCGCTGA